One stretch of Pieris brassicae chromosome 8, ilPieBrab1.1, whole genome shotgun sequence DNA includes these proteins:
- the LOC123713155 gene encoding circadian clock-controlled protein daywake-like, translating to MLLPFKILVFFAVCANIGRCALFSPCKNKDSKCFDAAFVNAFPKLLSEDSTLGIGSSDPLHIDFIDGNLSIIKYKFFNSTVKGYKDCSIKNVKSNLNSLTLNFELDCPEIDSTGKYEVSGRLVVLPVEGEGEYRITTGRYSIAVNAELKEVQDKNGKTYLAIKNIKLKNEAIEPVVFDFKNLFNGQKDLSDAVHKFANENWKEVSYLVQDPVWYAHLKQLVIHINKHLKTEPLDEIFTA from the exons atgttattgccatttaaaatattagtattttttgcgGTTTGTGCGAATATTGGTCGCTGTG ctCTATTTTCGCCGTGCAAAAACAAGGattcaaaatgttttgatGCAGCATTTGTTAATGCATTCCCTAAACTTTTATCCGAGGATAGTACTTTAGGTATTGGGTCATCAGACCCTCTACACATTGATTTCATTGATGGAAACCTGTcgataataaagtataaattctTTAACTCGACAGTCAAAGGTTATAAGGATTGTTCAATTAAGAATGTAAA GTCAAATCTCAACAGCCTTACCCTAAACTTTGAGCTGGACTGTCCAGAAATCGACTCTACAGGCAAATATGAAGTATCAGGTCGCCTCGTTGTTTTGCCCGTTGAAGGAGAGGGAGAGTATCGAATTACCACag GAAGATATTCAATAGCTGTCAATGCTGAGTTGAAAGAAGTGCAAGATAAAAACGGCAAAACATACTTagcaattaaaaacattaagcTTAAGAACGAAGCAATTGAACCGGTAGTAttcgattttaaaaatctttttaacgGACAAAAAGATTTGT CTGACGCGGTTCACAAATTCGCGAACGAGAACTGGAAGGAAGTTTCTTATCTGGTCCAGGATCCGGTGTGGTACGCGCATTTAAAGCAACTTGTTATCCATATTAACAAACACTTAAAAACTGAACCACTGGATGAAATATTTACTGCATAA